One segment of Mycolicibacterium baixiangningiae DNA contains the following:
- a CDS encoding Rv2578c family radical SAM protein — MRWAGQSVEVDDGALPGLQRIGFVRSVRTPQFEGMTFHEVLCKSALNKVPNAAMLPFQYTVNAYRGCSHACRYCFARPTHEYLDFDNGTDFDTQVVVKTNVVDVLRRELRRPSWSRETVALGTNTDPYQRAEGRYGLMPGILAALRDSHTPFSILTKGTLLRRDLPLITEAAERVPVSVAVSLAIGDPDLHRDIEPGTPSPQARLALIAAIREAGLDCHVMVAPVLPRLTDSVEHLDSLLGDIAAAGARSATVFALHLRGSTRGWFMSWLAGAHPELVGDYRALYRRGAYLPADYRDMLAARAAPLLKKHGLTGGRRRTEPLVGAATIAAAPVQPTLF; from the coding sequence ATGCGCTGGGCCGGTCAGAGTGTCGAGGTCGACGACGGAGCGCTGCCCGGCCTGCAGCGCATCGGTTTCGTGCGCAGTGTGCGGACGCCGCAGTTCGAGGGGATGACATTCCACGAGGTGCTGTGCAAGTCCGCGCTCAACAAGGTGCCGAACGCGGCGATGCTGCCCTTCCAGTACACGGTCAACGCCTACCGAGGCTGCTCGCACGCCTGCCGCTACTGCTTCGCCCGCCCCACCCACGAATACCTCGACTTCGACAACGGCACCGATTTCGACACCCAGGTCGTGGTCAAGACGAACGTCGTCGACGTCCTGCGTCGGGAGTTGCGCCGGCCGTCGTGGAGCAGGGAGACCGTCGCCCTCGGCACCAACACCGACCCCTACCAGCGCGCCGAGGGCCGCTACGGCCTGATGCCGGGAATCCTCGCCGCGCTGAGGGATTCGCACACGCCGTTCTCGATCCTGACCAAAGGCACACTGCTGCGCCGGGATCTGCCCTTGATCACCGAGGCGGCCGAACGGGTGCCGGTGAGCGTGGCCGTCTCGCTCGCGATCGGTGACCCGGACCTGCACCGCGACATCGAACCGGGCACCCCCTCACCGCAGGCGCGGCTCGCCCTGATCGCCGCCATCCGGGAGGCCGGCCTGGACTGTCACGTGATGGTGGCGCCGGTGCTGCCGCGGCTGACGGATTCGGTGGAACATCTCGACAGCCTGCTGGGTGACATCGCCGCGGCCGGTGCCCGGAGCGCGACGGTGTTCGCGCTCCACCTGCGCGGTTCGACCCGCGGCTGGTTCATGTCGTGGCTGGCCGGCGCCCATCCCGAGCTGGTCGGGGATTACCGGGCGCTTTACCGGCGTGGTGCCTATCTGCCCGCGGACTACCGCGACATGCTGGCCGCCCGCGCTGCGCCCCTGCTGAAGAAACACGGGCTCACCGGTGGGCGCCGTCGCACGGAGCCTCTCGTCGGGGCGGCCACGATCGCGGCGGCGCCGGTGCAGCCCACGCTCTTCTGA
- a CDS encoding mycofactocin-coupled SDR family oxidoreductase has translation MTASDLPLAGRVAYVTGAARGQGRSHCVRLARAGADIVAIDACAPVCDANGYPPADPEDLTETVRLVEGEGRKILAQQIDVRDAEGQQRVVAEAVEQFGRLDIVVANAGVLNWGRLWEISPQQWQDTLDVNLTGVWNTVRAVVPPMIAAGNGGSIITISSAAGIKAVPGCGHYCASKFGVVGLTNSLAIELGEFGIRVNSVHPYGTDTPMGNDTSMYQVFADHPTYIHSFSPGALPTDSLAAPDLISDIVVWLASDASSLVTAAQIPAEKGYLKI, from the coding sequence ATGACCGCTTCTGACCTTCCTCTCGCCGGCCGCGTGGCGTATGTGACCGGGGCCGCCCGCGGTCAGGGCCGGTCGCACTGCGTCCGACTGGCGCGCGCGGGGGCGGACATCGTCGCGATCGACGCCTGCGCTCCGGTCTGCGACGCCAACGGCTATCCGCCTGCCGATCCGGAGGATCTCACCGAGACCGTGCGCCTGGTCGAAGGCGAGGGCCGCAAGATCCTGGCGCAGCAGATCGACGTGCGCGACGCCGAGGGCCAGCAGCGCGTGGTGGCGGAGGCCGTCGAACAGTTCGGCCGTCTCGACATCGTCGTCGCCAACGCGGGAGTGCTCAACTGGGGCCGGCTCTGGGAGATCTCGCCGCAGCAGTGGCAGGACACCCTCGACGTCAACCTCACCGGGGTGTGGAACACCGTGCGCGCGGTGGTTCCACCGATGATCGCGGCGGGCAACGGCGGATCGATCATCACCATCAGTTCGGCGGCGGGCATCAAGGCCGTGCCGGGTTGCGGTCACTACTGTGCGAGCAAGTTCGGTGTGGTGGGCCTGACCAACTCGCTCGCAATTGAGCTGGGTGAGTTCGGGATTCGCGTGAACTCCGTACACCCGTACGGCACCGACACTCCGATGGGCAACGACACGTCGATGTACCAGGTGTTCGCGGATCACCCCACCTACATCCACAGCTTCTCGCCCGGCGCGCTGCCGACGGACTCGCTGGCGGCGCCGGATCTGATCTCCGACATCGTGGTGTGGCTCGCGAGTGATGCCTCCTCGCTGGTGACCGCAGCCCAGATCCCGGCGGAGAAGGGGTACCTCAAGATCTGA
- a CDS encoding acyl-CoA thioesterase has translation MTTESKQETAQGPWTVEMLLDLFDAQPAGDNRFTAQTGVAAADERQVVEGTQVLAQAIVAVGKRFPDKSVRSAYAVFSRVVVVGPPVELEIDVVSEGRSTATAVVSASQNGKRCITVTVFTDVPSGDVIRHHLPRPAVVPPAEAHQAEMPMVGRQVRLVDVVDVNSPDEVGPPELHAWLHYDPIPQRDDLAKALIAYFTGHLGISTTMRAHEGIGTAQAHLTVSTAPMTISVSFHEPVRWDGWLLYTHESTQVGAGMSYVRGAVHTEDGELIASFGQDGLIRPLRTTDNTIATQSRL, from the coding sequence ATGACCACCGAATCCAAACAAGAGACCGCGCAGGGACCATGGACGGTCGAGATGTTGCTCGACCTGTTCGATGCGCAGCCTGCCGGCGACAACCGGTTCACCGCGCAGACCGGCGTCGCGGCTGCCGACGAGCGCCAGGTGGTCGAGGGCACCCAAGTACTCGCCCAGGCGATCGTGGCGGTGGGCAAGCGGTTCCCGGACAAGTCGGTGCGCTCGGCGTATGCGGTGTTCTCTCGGGTGGTGGTGGTCGGCCCGCCGGTCGAGCTGGAGATCGACGTCGTCTCCGAGGGTCGGTCGACGGCCACCGCGGTCGTGTCGGCGTCGCAGAACGGCAAACGGTGCATCACCGTCACGGTGTTCACCGACGTGCCGTCGGGCGATGTGATCCGTCATCATCTGCCGCGGCCCGCGGTGGTGCCGCCGGCCGAGGCCCATCAGGCCGAGATGCCGATGGTGGGCCGGCAGGTGCGGTTGGTCGACGTCGTCGACGTGAACAGCCCCGACGAGGTCGGTCCGCCTGAGCTGCACGCCTGGCTGCATTACGACCCGATCCCGCAGCGCGATGACCTGGCGAAGGCGCTGATCGCGTATTTCACTGGACACCTGGGTATTTCGACGACGATGCGGGCTCATGAGGGGATCGGGACCGCGCAGGCGCACCTGACGGTGTCGACGGCGCCGATGACGATCAGCGTGAGTTTCCATGAGCCGGTGCGCTGGGACGGCTGGCTGCTCTACACCCACGAGAGCACGCAGGTGGGGGCGGGCATGTCGTACGTGCGCGGTGCGGTGCACACCGAAGACGGTGAGCTGATCGCCTCATTCGGCCAGGACGGGTTGATCCGGCCGCTGCGCACCACGGACAACACGATCGCCACGCAGAGCCGGCTGTGA
- the urtB gene encoding urea ABC transporter permease subunit UrtB, producing the protein MDVLIGQLATGLSLGSILLLAALGLSLTFGQMGVINMAHGEFIMAGCYTAYVVQQVISSAGASLLISLVVGFFVGGAMGALLEVTLIQRMYHRPLDTLLVTFGVGLILQQIARDIFGAPAVNVVAPSWLSGGVEILGAVVPKTRIFILVLAVVCVAVLATVLKTSPMGRRIRAVVQNRDLAETSGISSRKTDITTFFIGSGLAAVAGVALTLIGSTSPTTGQSFLIDAFLVVVVGGLGQIKGTVIAALALGFLNSFIEYNTTASLAKVIVFVIIVIFLQVRPQGLFTVRTRSLV; encoded by the coding sequence GTGGACGTCCTGATCGGGCAGCTGGCAACGGGATTGAGCCTCGGCTCCATCCTGTTGCTGGCTGCGCTCGGACTCTCGCTGACCTTCGGTCAGATGGGAGTCATCAACATGGCCCACGGTGAGTTCATCATGGCCGGCTGCTACACCGCTTATGTGGTGCAGCAGGTGATCTCCAGCGCCGGTGCGTCACTGCTCATCTCGCTGGTGGTCGGGTTCTTCGTCGGCGGCGCGATGGGCGCCTTGCTCGAGGTGACGCTGATCCAGCGGATGTATCACCGCCCGCTCGATACGCTGCTGGTCACCTTCGGTGTCGGCCTGATCCTGCAGCAGATCGCCAGGGACATCTTCGGCGCTCCCGCGGTGAACGTCGTTGCGCCGTCGTGGCTTTCCGGCGGCGTGGAGATCCTCGGCGCGGTGGTGCCCAAGACCCGCATCTTCATCCTGGTGCTCGCCGTCGTGTGCGTCGCGGTGCTGGCCACCGTGCTCAAGACCAGCCCGATGGGCCGACGCATCCGCGCGGTCGTGCAGAACCGCGATCTCGCCGAGACCAGCGGAATCTCGTCGCGCAAGACCGACATCACCACGTTCTTCATCGGGTCGGGTCTGGCCGCGGTGGCCGGGGTCGCGCTGACCCTGATCGGGTCGACCAGCCCGACCACCGGTCAGAGCTTCCTGATCGATGCGTTCCTGGTGGTGGTCGTGGGCGGCCTCGGGCAGATCAAGGGCACCGTCATCGCGGCGCTGGCGCTGGGCTTCCTGAACTCGTTCATCGAGTACAACACCACCGCGTCGCTGGCCAAGGTGATCGTCTTCGTGATCATCGTGATCTTCCTGCAGGTTCGTCCGCAGGGCCTGTTCACCGTTCGGACAAGGAGTCTCGTGTGA
- a CDS encoding acyl-CoA dehydrogenase family protein, translating into MTETPTRDQLAPTEAAESVEEFQARARTWLADTMPLIDPANPPDADRGEEGPWLRARELQKKLHEGGFAGICFPREYGGLGLSIAYQRAFDQESKPYELPIILNTPTFTICAATILDTGSEAQKQQHIGGVIRGDEILVQLLSEPSGGSDLAGVITRADRRGDTWVINGAKTWSTSAFAADYGLLLARTDWDVPKHEGLTMFLVPLDAPGITMRRIKQVDGGNEFCEEFFDDLELGDDAVVGEVNKGWEVASRQLYHERRAVGGGSEFASGIGPEGMTDQPVDYVALLAATGQSDSERIREMAGRALVRRKVQEQLIDHVYHGVLDGTLPPAAGSIIRITHAESIQFEIDTALSISESSAVVDGGDGLIRFGERFLSRQTASLGGGTTEIARNIIGERVLGFPREHAADRGVPFKDVKRNHA; encoded by the coding sequence ATGACCGAGACGCCCACCCGTGACCAGTTGGCGCCCACCGAGGCCGCCGAGTCGGTCGAGGAGTTCCAGGCCAGGGCCAGGACGTGGCTCGCCGACACCATGCCGCTTATCGACCCGGCCAACCCGCCGGACGCCGATCGCGGCGAGGAAGGGCCGTGGCTGCGCGCCCGGGAGCTGCAGAAGAAGCTGCACGAGGGCGGATTCGCAGGCATCTGTTTCCCCAGGGAGTACGGCGGCCTGGGCCTGTCCATCGCCTATCAGCGGGCATTCGACCAGGAGTCCAAGCCCTACGAATTGCCGATCATCCTGAACACGCCGACGTTCACGATCTGCGCGGCCACCATCCTCGACACCGGCAGCGAGGCGCAGAAACAGCAGCACATCGGCGGCGTGATCCGCGGCGACGAGATCCTGGTGCAGCTGCTTTCGGAGCCCAGCGGCGGCTCGGACCTGGCCGGGGTGATCACGCGGGCGGACCGCCGCGGCGACACGTGGGTGATCAACGGTGCGAAGACCTGGAGCACAAGCGCTTTCGCCGCCGACTACGGGCTCCTGCTGGCGCGCACCGATTGGGATGTGCCCAAACACGAGGGCCTGACGATGTTCCTGGTGCCGCTCGACGCTCCGGGAATCACCATGCGCCGCATCAAACAGGTCGACGGCGGCAACGAATTCTGCGAGGAGTTCTTCGACGATCTGGAGCTGGGTGACGACGCCGTGGTCGGCGAGGTCAACAAGGGCTGGGAAGTAGCGTCACGCCAGCTTTACCACGAGCGGCGCGCGGTCGGTGGCGGCTCCGAATTCGCCAGTGGCATCGGGCCGGAAGGGATGACCGACCAGCCGGTCGACTACGTCGCCCTGCTGGCGGCGACCGGGCAGTCCGACAGCGAGCGCATCCGCGAGATGGCCGGGCGGGCACTGGTCCGGCGCAAAGTGCAGGAGCAACTGATCGACCACGTGTATCACGGTGTGCTCGACGGCACCCTGCCCCCGGCGGCCGGGTCGATCATCCGGATCACCCATGCCGAGTCGATCCAGTTCGAGATCGACACAGCGCTTTCGATCTCCGAGAGTTCGGCGGTGGTGGACGGCGGCGACGGGCTCATCCGATTCGGCGAGCGTTTTCTGTCGCGGCAGACCGCATCCCTGGGCGGCGGCACCACCGAGATCGCCCGCAACATCATCGGCGAACGCGTGCTGGGCTTCCCCCGCGAGCATGCGGCCGACCGCGGCGTGCCGTTCAAGGACGTCAAGCGCAACCATGCCTGA
- a CDS encoding HNH endonuclease signature motif containing protein — protein MFDGSLPEIGAFSALSDAELVAASAGWGRVESAAAARKLAAMAEVFRRRTGIEDAEERENWFIDAETSVLSELAAAHHITDRLASTQTHRGVLLANRFPKVAALFEAGLISDLLIRAIVYRTYLITDPDAMAAVDAALAEQLTCWGPKSQAKTEEAIDALVEIHDPAALRRREPATHTRDLQFGTITDAAGMMTVYARMYSPDGVALEQHVEDLAHTVCPDDPRTLKERRNDAFAALSTGQPLRCECDNPDCPATTPDRPTPTVILHLITTEQALAQAKHHNAAQEDNGEQPAAGSDGTETEPAPVEPDNAAREQERTDDGPVESASETSPESDPVEPGNAAPDPEESDVAPQQDFSAECKPVDLEPAPTPKPSPTPASAFVIGGGVLSPVILPAFLDRARIRQLTHPGDAPPEPRYEPSTALQDFVRCRDLTCRFPGCDKPAYLTDIDHTVPYPAGPTCASNLKCLCRKHHLLKTFWTGKTGWRDEQLPDGTVIWTAPSGQTHITQPGSALLFPTLCTPTAPIPKTTSAKVHTPNSGLKMPKRSRTRAKDRAYRIELERRLNDAFVAERNKPPPF, from the coding sequence ATGTTCGATGGTTCGTTACCCGAGATTGGGGCCTTTTCCGCGTTGAGTGACGCGGAGTTGGTGGCGGCCTCTGCCGGGTGGGGACGCGTTGAATCCGCGGCCGCCGCCCGCAAGCTCGCCGCGATGGCCGAAGTGTTCCGCCGCCGCACCGGCATCGAGGACGCCGAAGAGCGGGAGAACTGGTTCATCGACGCCGAAACCTCGGTCCTGAGTGAACTGGCCGCCGCCCACCACATCACCGACCGACTCGCCTCAACCCAAACCCACCGCGGAGTCCTGCTCGCCAACCGATTCCCCAAAGTCGCCGCACTCTTTGAAGCCGGCCTGATCAGCGACCTGTTGATCCGCGCCATCGTCTACCGCACCTACCTGATCACCGACCCCGACGCGATGGCCGCCGTGGATGCCGCCCTGGCCGAGCAGCTCACCTGCTGGGGACCCAAATCGCAGGCCAAGACCGAAGAAGCCATCGACGCCCTGGTCGAAATCCACGACCCCGCCGCCCTGCGCCGCCGCGAACCCGCCACCCACACCCGCGACCTGCAATTCGGCACCATCACCGATGCTGCCGGGATGATGACCGTCTACGCCCGCATGTACAGCCCCGACGGTGTCGCCCTCGAACAACACGTCGAAGACCTGGCCCACACCGTATGCCCCGATGACCCCCGCACCCTCAAAGAACGCCGCAACGACGCCTTCGCCGCCCTGTCCACCGGACAGCCGCTGCGCTGCGAATGCGACAACCCCGACTGCCCCGCCACCACCCCCGACCGCCCCACCCCCACCGTCATCCTCCACCTCATCACCACCGAACAAGCACTCGCCCAAGCGAAACACCACAACGCTGCACAAGAAGACAATGGCGAGCAGCCCGCTGCCGGGTCGGATGGCACTGAGACAGAACCGGCACCTGTCGAGCCGGATAACGCTGCGCGGGAGCAAGAGCGCACTGATGACGGGCCCGTGGAGTCCGCATCGGAAACCTCCCCAGAGTCGGACCCTGTGGAGCCGGGGAACGCCGCTCCCGATCCCGAGGAGTCCGACGTCGCGCCGCAACAGGACTTCTCGGCCGAGTGCAAGCCGGTCGACCTCGAGCCTGCGCCCACACCAAAGCCGTCTCCCACTCCCGCATCGGCGTTCGTCATCGGCGGCGGTGTACTCAGCCCGGTGATCCTGCCCGCGTTCCTCGACCGCGCCAGGATCCGCCAACTCACCCATCCCGGCGACGCTCCCCCCGAACCCCGCTACGAACCCTCCACAGCACTCCAGGACTTCGTGCGCTGCCGCGATCTGACCTGCCGCTTCCCCGGCTGCGACAAACCCGCCTACCTGACCGACATCGACCACACCGTGCCCTATCCCGCCGGCCCGACATGCGCATCCAATCTCAAATGTTTATGCCGAAAACACCACTTACTCAAGACTTTCTGGACCGGCAAAACCGGTTGGCGCGACGAGCAACTGCCCGACGGCACTGTCATCTGGACCGCACCGAGCGGCCAGACCCACATCACCCAACCCGGCAGCGCACTGCTCTTCCCCACCCTGTGCACACCCACCGCGCCAATCCCCAAAACGACCAGCGCGAAAGTGCACACCCCAAACAGCGGCCTCAAGATGCCCAAACGCAGCCGCACCCGCGCCAAAGACCGCGCCTACCGCATCGAACTCGAACGCCGACTCAACGACGCCTTCGTCGCCGAACGCAACAAACCCCCACCGTTCTGA
- the urtA gene encoding urea ABC transporter substrate-binding protein codes for MRQPGRSPFHRSALAAGSLVAVTAMLLAGCGSKATDTDAASAASCVDTSGANVKVGSLNSLSGTMAISEVTVRDAIKLAVDEINGAGGVMGKQIQLIGEDGASEPTVFAEKAEKLISSDCVAAVFGGWTSSSRKAMLPVFESANSLLYYPVQYEGLEASKNIFYTGATTNQQIVPALDYLKEKGTKSLYLVGSDYVFPQTANRIIKAYAEANGIEIKGEDYTPLGSTDFSTIVNKVRTADADAVFNTLNGDSNVAFFREYRNVGLTPQAMPVVSVSIAEEEVGGIGVQNVTGQLTAWNYYQTIDTPVNNAFVAAYKKAYGANKPTSDPMEAAYVSVYLWKNTVEKAKSFDVKAIQDNAGGVSFDAPEGKVTIDGENHHITKTARIGEIRPDGLIYTIWESPGPIEPDPYLKSYPWAAGLSS; via the coding sequence ATGCGACAACCAGGACGCTCCCCGTTCCACAGATCCGCACTTGCTGCGGGAAGTCTGGTGGCCGTGACCGCCATGTTGCTGGCCGGCTGCGGTAGCAAGGCCACCGACACCGATGCGGCGAGCGCCGCGTCCTGCGTGGACACCTCCGGCGCGAACGTCAAGGTGGGTTCGCTCAACTCGCTGTCGGGCACGATGGCGATCTCGGAGGTCACCGTTCGCGACGCCATCAAACTGGCCGTCGACGAGATCAACGGTGCCGGTGGGGTGATGGGCAAGCAGATCCAGCTCATCGGCGAGGACGGCGCTTCCGAGCCGACCGTGTTCGCCGAGAAGGCCGAGAAGCTGATCAGCAGCGACTGTGTCGCCGCCGTGTTCGGCGGCTGGACCTCGTCGAGCCGAAAGGCCATGCTGCCGGTTTTCGAGAGCGCCAATTCGCTGCTCTACTACCCGGTGCAGTACGAGGGACTCGAAGCGTCGAAGAACATCTTCTACACCGGCGCCACCACCAACCAGCAGATCGTGCCTGCGCTGGACTACCTCAAGGAGAAGGGCACAAAATCGCTGTACCTGGTCGGCAGCGACTACGTCTTCCCGCAGACCGCCAACCGCATCATCAAGGCCTACGCCGAGGCCAACGGCATCGAGATCAAGGGCGAGGACTACACGCCGCTGGGCTCGACCGACTTCTCCACCATCGTCAACAAGGTCCGCACGGCCGACGCCGACGCGGTGTTCAACACGCTCAACGGCGATTCCAACGTCGCGTTCTTCCGTGAGTACCGCAACGTGGGCCTCACCCCGCAGGCCATGCCGGTGGTGTCGGTGTCCATCGCCGAAGAAGAGGTCGGCGGCATCGGCGTGCAGAACGTCACCGGTCAGCTGACGGCCTGGAACTACTACCAGACCATCGACACGCCGGTGAACAACGCGTTCGTCGCCGCCTACAAGAAGGCCTACGGCGCCAACAAGCCGACCTCGGATCCGATGGAGGCCGCGTACGTGTCGGTCTACCTGTGGAAGAACACCGTCGAGAAGGCGAAGTCGTTCGACGTCAAGGCCATCCAGGACAACGCAGGCGGCGTGTCGTTCGACGCACCCGAAGGCAAGGTCACGATCGACGGCGAGAATCACCACATCACCAAGACCGCCCGCATCGGTGAGATCCGCCCCGACGGACTGATCTACACCATCTGGGAATCCCCCGGGCCGATCGAGCCGGACCCGTACCTGAAGTCCTACCCGTGGGCCGCCGGACTCTCCAGCTGA
- a CDS encoding acyl-CoA dehydrogenase family protein — MTEVTSPESLLFASTAQAFLEKEASLARVRELHSTGKSFEPQWWQRAAELGWASLLVPEELGGGSVSGNGVADLALVAEQIGKTVAPGPLHPVSTVLAGLVDADEPERHAELIESLVSGESVASWAVYQPGHGWSPHHPGVTASATGSGFRLDGVADRVEAGEQSAAVLVVTLCDGALRQFIVPTDAPGVTVEPQRSIDLVKRYARVQFSGVEVEESAAVGTAEQTAVLIDRQSQIAQVLQCAEVVGILGTVVDLTVRWAFDRHSFGRPLASYQALKHRFADLKIGVEACRATTRAAVASVANRAPDANFNVSAAKSYVGEHASPMIQDCVQLHGGIGVTWEHDLHLYLRRAALYRSMSGTPEDHNLRVYALTEELESAS; from the coding sequence ATGACGGAGGTCACTTCCCCGGAGAGCCTGCTGTTCGCCTCGACGGCGCAGGCATTCCTCGAGAAAGAGGCGTCGCTGGCGCGGGTGCGCGAATTGCATTCCACCGGAAAGTCGTTCGAGCCGCAATGGTGGCAGCGCGCCGCCGAACTGGGTTGGGCCAGCCTGCTGGTGCCCGAAGAACTCGGCGGCGGCAGCGTCTCCGGTAACGGGGTCGCCGACCTCGCACTCGTCGCCGAGCAGATCGGCAAGACCGTCGCACCGGGTCCCCTGCACCCGGTGTCGACCGTGTTGGCCGGCCTCGTGGATGCGGACGAACCCGAACGCCACGCCGAACTGATCGAATCGCTCGTCAGCGGTGAGTCGGTGGCCTCGTGGGCGGTCTACCAACCCGGCCACGGATGGTCACCGCACCACCCGGGTGTCACCGCGTCCGCCACCGGATCGGGCTTCCGCCTCGATGGTGTCGCCGACCGCGTGGAGGCCGGAGAGCAGAGTGCTGCAGTGTTGGTGGTGACCCTCTGCGACGGTGCGTTGCGTCAGTTCATCGTCCCGACGGACGCACCGGGTGTGACGGTCGAACCGCAGCGCTCTATCGACCTCGTCAAACGCTACGCCCGCGTGCAGTTCTCCGGTGTCGAGGTCGAGGAGTCGGCGGCGGTGGGAACCGCGGAGCAGACCGCTGTGCTGATCGACAGGCAGAGCCAGATCGCCCAGGTGCTGCAGTGCGCCGAAGTGGTGGGCATCCTCGGCACGGTCGTCGACCTGACCGTGCGATGGGCGTTCGACCGGCATTCGTTCGGCCGGCCACTGGCGTCCTATCAAGCGCTCAAACACCGGTTCGCCGACCTGAAGATCGGCGTGGAGGCGTGCCGGGCGACCACCCGCGCCGCTGTGGCCTCGGTGGCGAACCGGGCACCCGACGCCAACTTCAACGTCAGCGCCGCGAAATCGTATGTCGGCGAACATGCGTCGCCCATGATCCAGGACTGCGTGCAGCTGCACGGCGGCATCGGCGTCACCTGGGAGCACGATCTGCACCTCTACCTTCGGCGCGCGGCGCTGTATCGGTCGATGTCCGGCACCCCCGAGGACCACAATCTGCGCGTCTACGCGCTCACTGAAGAGCTGGAGTCCGCCTCATGA
- a CDS encoding cold-shock protein, giving the protein MTQGTVKWFNSEKGFGFIAPDGGSDDVFVHYSEIQGGGFRSLEENQRVEFEIGQGAKGPQATSVTAI; this is encoded by the coding sequence ATGACACAGGGAACCGTTAAATGGTTCAATAGCGAAAAAGGCTTCGGCTTCATCGCTCCCGACGGCGGCTCTGATGACGTCTTCGTCCACTACTCTGAGATCCAAGGCGGCGGTTTCCGCTCGCTCGAGGAGAATCAGCGGGTCGAATTCGAAATCGGACAAGGTGCAAAGGGTCCGCAGGCTACCTCGGTGACCGCGATCTAG
- the urtC gene encoding urea ABC transporter permease subunit UrtC — MRTLLGRWQTWAGFAVAAVLLFAVAPAILSDFRLGLLAKFLCFAIVAVGIGLAWGRGGMLVLGQGVFFGLGGYMMGMHLKISDAQLRGDDVPDFMQIAGVRELPGYWAPFTSPAFTLLAIVLIPTGIAAVLGFGVFKRRVKGAYFAILSQALAAALAILLVGQTGLGGSNGLTNFRTFFGFALNDPVNKQMLYFIAAAVLLVVVAVVRQLMQSRYGELLVAVRDGEERVRFLGYDPANIKVVAYTVAALFASIAGALFAPIVGFMAPSQVGILPSIAFLIGVAIGGRTTLLGPVLGAIGVAWAQTLFSERFPSEWIYAQGLLFIVVVGFFPAGLAGLGVLLKRRRGRKPEPAEPDPDLQSDPDPDTQKVGAPT, encoded by the coding sequence GTGAGGACACTTCTCGGGCGTTGGCAGACCTGGGCCGGGTTCGCAGTCGCGGCGGTGCTGTTGTTCGCGGTGGCGCCGGCGATCCTGTCGGACTTCCGGCTGGGCCTGCTGGCCAAGTTCCTCTGCTTCGCGATCGTCGCGGTCGGCATCGGCCTGGCCTGGGGTCGCGGCGGCATGCTGGTCCTCGGCCAAGGGGTGTTCTTCGGCCTCGGCGGCTACATGATGGGCATGCACCTCAAGATCTCCGACGCGCAACTGCGCGGAGACGACGTGCCGGACTTCATGCAGATCGCCGGCGTGCGTGAATTGCCCGGCTACTGGGCGCCGTTCACCTCCCCCGCCTTCACGCTGCTGGCGATCGTGCTGATTCCCACCGGCATCGCCGCGGTCCTGGGCTTCGGGGTGTTCAAGCGCCGGGTCAAGGGCGCCTACTTCGCGATCCTGTCGCAGGCTCTCGCCGCGGCGTTGGCGATCCTGCTGGTCGGCCAGACCGGGCTCGGCGGCAGCAACGGGCTGACGAACTTCCGGACCTTCTTCGGGTTCGCCCTCAACGATCCGGTCAACAAGCAGATGCTCTACTTCATCGCCGCGGCCGTGCTGCTGGTCGTGGTCGCGGTGGTGCGGCAGCTGATGCAGAGCCGCTACGGCGAACTGCTGGTCGCGGTGCGTGACGGTGAGGAACGGGTGCGCTTCCTCGGCTACGACCCGGCCAACATCAAGGTGGTGGCCTACACCGTCGCCGCGTTGTTCGCCAGCATCGCCGGTGCGCTGTTCGCACCGATCGTCGGGTTCATGGCGCCGTCACAGGTGGGCATCCTGCCGTCCATCGCGTTCCTCATCGGTGTCGCGATCGGCGGCCGGACCACCCTGCTCGGGCCGGTACTGGGTGCCATCGGCGTCGCGTGGGCGCAGACGCTGTTCTCCGAACGGTTTCCATCGGAGTGGATTTACGCCCAGGGTCTGCTGTTCATCGTCGTCGTCGGCTTCTTCCCCGCCGGCCTGGCCGGGCTCGGCGTCCTGCTCAAGCGACGGCGTGGGCGTAAACCCGAACCGGCAGAACCGGACCCGGACCTGCAGTCAGACCCCGATCCGGACACCCAAAAGGTGGGAGCGCCCACATGA